The following are encoded in a window of uncultured Sphaerochaeta sp. genomic DNA:
- a CDS encoding SulP family inorganic anion transporter, whose amino-acid sequence MRNKEWEPKLFTLIKEGIGKEQIKKDIISGIIVGVIALPLAIAFAIASGVSPETGLLTAIVGGLIVSLFGGSRVQIGGPTGAFIVIIVSILTTHGMEGLLIATFLAGIILILMGLFKMGSLLKYIPQTLITGFTGGIAVLIFMTQINDFLGLPEKSIPSEFLEKLVYYASNLHLTDPWSLTVGLATIAIILLLPKLTKKVPAVFASLVLVTLLTSILGVPVETIGDRFGTITFQVPHITFFTINKETLMTLLPAAFSIALLGALESLLSAVVADSMIGGHHRSNVELIAMGLANTAVSLVGGIPVTGAIARTAANVNNGGRTPIAGVVHALTFLFIYLVAMPVVKFVPMAALAGILIIVAWRMSEIHVFLSNLKVNRYESAVLLTTFILTLLTDLTIAIPVGFLLAVILFMKRMADGVELSPLMYSKVDDQLIFSQELGEYDKRIRIVEINGPMFFGSVFHLLNIEEKLDKGYKILILRFRYVPIVDSDGIAKLRVLLSDMKRKDIQVLFSGLNDNLKEKFLKHHLIAESSIFPNIEEAMISSHERLKQRFSTIQ is encoded by the coding sequence GTGCGTAATAAGGAATGGGAACCAAAGCTCTTTACCCTTATAAAAGAGGGGATTGGGAAAGAACAGATCAAGAAAGACATCATCAGTGGAATCATTGTTGGGGTAATAGCCCTTCCCCTTGCAATCGCGTTTGCCATTGCCTCTGGAGTATCTCCTGAGACCGGCCTGTTGACTGCAATCGTTGGAGGACTCATCGTCTCCCTCTTTGGAGGAAGCAGAGTCCAAATCGGAGGCCCCACCGGTGCCTTCATCGTCATCATCGTCTCCATCCTTACCACCCATGGTATGGAGGGGCTCCTTATTGCGACCTTCCTTGCAGGAATCATCCTGATCCTCATGGGGCTCTTCAAGATGGGCTCCCTGCTCAAGTACATACCCCAGACCCTCATCACCGGCTTTACCGGTGGTATCGCTGTCCTAATCTTCATGACCCAGATCAATGATTTCCTTGGGTTACCAGAGAAAAGCATCCCCAGTGAGTTTCTAGAGAAACTTGTTTACTACGCAAGTAATCTTCATCTCACTGACCCTTGGTCACTGACAGTGGGGCTTGCAACCATTGCCATCATTCTTCTCCTACCAAAACTTACCAAGAAGGTCCCTGCTGTCTTTGCTTCGCTGGTTCTGGTTACCCTGCTGACCTCAATACTGGGGGTTCCTGTGGAGACCATCGGAGACCGTTTTGGTACGATTACGTTCCAGGTTCCTCACATTACATTCTTCACCATCAACAAAGAGACACTCATGACCCTGCTGCCTGCTGCCTTCTCCATCGCCCTTCTCGGTGCACTGGAATCCCTGCTCTCCGCCGTCGTTGCCGACAGCATGATCGGTGGACACCACCGGTCGAATGTGGAACTCATCGCCATGGGATTAGCAAATACCGCAGTCTCCCTGGTTGGAGGAATTCCTGTAACTGGGGCAATTGCAAGAACTGCAGCAAATGTGAACAACGGTGGTCGGACTCCTATAGCCGGCGTTGTGCATGCCCTCACCTTCCTGTTCATCTACCTAGTAGCAATGCCGGTCGTCAAGTTTGTCCCGATGGCTGCCTTGGCAGGCATCCTTATCATTGTTGCCTGGAGAATGAGTGAGATCCATGTATTCCTCAGTAATCTGAAGGTGAACCGGTATGAGTCTGCTGTCCTACTCACTACCTTTATACTCACCCTTTTGACCGACCTTACCATAGCCATCCCGGTAGGGTTCCTGCTGGCTGTCATCCTCTTCATGAAGAGAATGGCTGATGGAGTGGAACTCAGCCCCTTGATGTACTCCAAGGTCGATGACCAGTTGATCTTCTCCCAAGAGCTTGGAGAATATGACAAGAGGATTCGGATCGTGGAAATCAACGGCCCCATGTTCTTTGGCTCGGTATTCCATCTATTGAACATTGAAGAGAAACTCGATAAAGGCTACAAGATTCTTATCCTGCGTTTCCGTTATGTGCCCATCGTAGACTCAGATGGAATAGCAAAGCTGAGGGTCCTTCTCTCCGATATGAAGAGAAAGGATATCCAGGTACTCTTCAGTGGTCTGAACGACAACCTGAAGGAGAAATTCCTGAAACACCATCTCATAGCGGAATCCTCCATCTTCCCAAACATTGAAGAGGCAATGATTAGTAGCCATGAGAGGTTGAAGCAGCGCTTTTCGACAATCCAATGA
- a CDS encoding ATP-binding protein, producing the protein MTIKRIAELETTMLRRISSLPKRFRPFVRHRDILPRTFMLTGPRGVGKTTYLLHHAKRLSDTQQQRILYLSADNPTLGTESLYEIVVSIFLAGYSGVIVDEVHFAKDWSIHMKALYDDFPNHTLWISDSSSLCLRMGKGDLSRRFVHIEMPLLSFREFLYLETGVEYPVYNPFSPNKALPVQPSPDILSAFRMYKSIGTRPFYSEGDFNNRMLSILDKTLYSDIPFFLPSITDGNLRLMKAVSGTLAGTSIPRLQVRSLCSDWGIGADKLYQLLQVMESVDLLRIIRKEHTTKVKSAGEKLFFSDPAFYTVLGGDVGNAREALVTMLCSYGGYLVEATKDETTGDFVVSKTGAKGSSQVKIEVGGPSKRPKKADFVIRDDTDYPGGNTIPLWLLGMMY; encoded by the coding sequence ATGACTATAAAAAGAATTGCTGAACTTGAAACAACCATGCTACGTCGTATTTCCTCCTTGCCTAAACGCTTCCGGCCGTTTGTTAGGCATAGGGATATACTTCCACGTACCTTCATGCTCACCGGTCCAAGAGGTGTTGGAAAGACGACCTACCTCCTCCACCATGCCAAGAGACTATCTGACACTCAACAGCAGAGAATTCTGTACCTCTCGGCTGACAACCCCACGTTAGGTACCGAGAGTCTTTATGAAATCGTGGTCTCCATCTTTCTTGCAGGCTATTCAGGGGTAATAGTTGATGAAGTTCATTTTGCAAAAGACTGGAGTATACACATGAAAGCACTCTACGATGACTTCCCTAACCACACGCTCTGGATTAGTGATTCATCGTCTCTTTGTCTGAGAATGGGAAAAGGTGATCTCTCTCGCCGTTTCGTGCATATTGAGATGCCGCTTCTCTCGTTCCGAGAGTTTCTGTACCTTGAAACTGGTGTTGAGTATCCAGTGTACAACCCCTTTTCTCCAAATAAGGCGCTTCCTGTACAACCTTCCCCCGATATCCTATCTGCATTCAGAATGTATAAAAGTATAGGGACCCGTCCTTTCTACAGTGAGGGAGACTTCAATAACCGAATGCTCTCAATTCTTGATAAAACACTCTACAGTGACATCCCATTCTTTCTTCCTTCCATAACTGATGGCAACCTTCGGTTGATGAAGGCAGTTTCTGGTACACTGGCTGGTACATCCATTCCTCGCCTTCAGGTCCGTTCTCTCTGCAGCGATTGGGGAATCGGTGCTGACAAACTCTATCAATTACTACAGGTAATGGAATCAGTTGACCTCCTCCGTATTATCAGAAAAGAACATACCACCAAAGTAAAAAGCGCAGGTGAGAAACTCTTCTTCTCTGATCCAGCCTTCTACACAGTACTCGGAGGAGATGTTGGTAATGCAAGGGAAGCCTTGGTTACTATGCTCTGCTCATATGGGGGCTATCTGGTTGAAGCAACAAAAGACGAGACCACGGGAGATTTTGTCGTTTCCAAAACAGGAGCTAAAGGCTCAAGTCAAGTAAAAATTGAGGTGGGAGGGCCTTCTAAACGTCCCAAAAAAGCTGACTTTGTAATACGTGATGACACCGATTACCCCGGGGGAAATACCATTCCCTTATGGTTATTGGGCATGATGTATTAA
- a CDS encoding response regulator: MIHVVIIDDEPIIIRNIQRLFSESDPDFAVVGSATNGEEGYQLIKRLQPDMACIDISMPILDGIQMAERLREEQDTTPLVIISGYSEFEKAKKAVQLQVLDYLVKPLDKTSFNVFLNNIKPKLLVAQHTRKQQRFEEMLSVSEKTLSPTNTPLLGASICFGSYHFSRSNLFECSLDFPNQLELQEILRPLLSSQVFFVVPGRYHNEYLLVIEDAKESPSTLFPALYRRLLERAGAVPITLVYYPELLDSAQLRMYEQRLSQALYGLSIFGRSSLFSHDATPENIDIQSEFHEELSLLQHTKQRLGESKQLIESILKRCEERSLSQRYLLSLIRLVFSKLSYPEHSIDLTMMLDVAFGNSVSYETLQRQLFELLEQSYTQRGEIEGYDNQGLMIQMKTYLESHYSERIRIQDLAESFGFNYSYLCILFKKYIGESPNEYLIRCRIHEAKALLLRLETMNIKAVAASVGYEDSYYFSRIFRKHTGMTPSEFRKRHMLETT, translated from the coding sequence ATGATACATGTAGTTATTATTGATGATGAACCAATCATTATCAGGAATATTCAGCGACTATTTTCTGAGAGTGATCCTGATTTTGCCGTAGTGGGTAGCGCAACCAATGGTGAAGAAGGATATCAACTTATCAAGCGTTTGCAACCTGATATGGCTTGTATCGATATCAGTATGCCTATTCTTGATGGTATCCAGATGGCCGAGAGATTAAGGGAGGAGCAGGACACTACTCCATTGGTCATCATCAGTGGATATAGTGAGTTCGAAAAAGCAAAAAAAGCCGTACAGCTACAAGTGCTTGATTACCTGGTAAAACCTCTTGATAAGACCTCCTTCAATGTCTTTCTCAATAACATCAAGCCTAAACTGCTTGTTGCTCAACATACGAGGAAACAGCAGCGCTTTGAGGAGATGCTTTCTGTTTCAGAAAAAACGCTCTCTCCGACAAATACACCACTACTTGGTGCAAGCATCTGTTTTGGTTCATATCATTTCTCTCGATCGAATCTCTTTGAATGTTCCTTGGACTTCCCCAACCAGTTGGAACTGCAAGAGATTCTCAGGCCATTGCTTTCATCACAGGTGTTTTTTGTAGTGCCTGGACGGTACCACAACGAATATCTGCTGGTAATTGAAGATGCGAAAGAGTCACCAAGTACGCTATTCCCTGCCCTCTACCGGAGGTTGTTGGAAAGGGCAGGAGCAGTTCCCATTACGCTTGTGTATTACCCAGAATTGTTGGATTCAGCACAACTTCGTATGTATGAACAACGGCTTTCCCAGGCATTATATGGACTCAGCATTTTTGGACGCTCAAGCCTGTTTTCTCACGATGCAACACCAGAGAACATAGATATCCAGTCTGAATTTCATGAAGAGTTGTCACTCTTGCAGCATACAAAACAAAGGCTGGGGGAATCAAAGCAACTGATTGAATCAATCTTGAAACGGTGTGAAGAGCGTTCTTTGTCCCAGCGTTATCTGTTGAGTTTGATTAGACTGGTTTTCTCCAAATTATCCTATCCTGAACACTCAATTGATCTCACAATGATGCTTGATGTAGCATTTGGAAACTCAGTGAGTTATGAAACCCTTCAAAGACAACTGTTTGAATTGCTCGAACAAAGCTATACACAACGCGGGGAGATAGAAGGGTATGACAACCAAGGGCTCATGATTCAAATGAAAACATATCTTGAGAGCCACTATAGTGAACGGATCCGAATCCAGGATCTGGCAGAATCGTTTGGGTTCAACTATTCATATCTCTGTATTCTTTTTAAGAAATATATCGGGGAGTCTCCAAATGAGTACCTTATCAGATGCAGGATACATGAGGCGAAGGCTTTACTGTTACGTTTGGAAACCATGAATATAAAGGCTGTTGCGGCTTCTGTGGGGTATGAAGACTCTTACTATTTCAGTCGGATTTTTAGGAAACATACCGGCATGACCCCCTCAGAATTCCGCAAGCGTCATATGCTAGAAACAACGTAA
- a CDS encoding sugar ABC transporter permease, with protein sequence MNRYTSTYYTYWFAVPALGLFTLFFIIPNVASLALGFTDWSIFFFDDMHFIGLDNFKRLFSEPNFWRAVKNTFYFSFVTVLGKNILGFLLALLVQRQTRFNHINRAIIFMPITISPLVLAIIFLSIYNPTHGLINSTLEWLHLGHLQQDWLFDVRFSLTSISVMEIWQQTGFSMAIFIAGLQAIPRDYYEAAEIDGVNKLQQIRYITLPLIVQSINVTLMLSIIAGIKVFAQVYGTTNGGPADQTQVLSTFLYKSFGNGYLGYSSAVGLFTTLLIAFLTFGIVAYLRKKEIEL encoded by the coding sequence TTGAACAGGTATACATCCACTTATTACACCTACTGGTTTGCAGTTCCTGCGTTAGGTCTATTCACTCTGTTTTTCATCATTCCTAATGTGGCAAGTCTGGCACTGGGTTTTACTGATTGGTCAATATTCTTTTTCGATGATATGCATTTCATCGGCTTGGATAATTTTAAACGACTCTTCTCTGAACCAAACTTCTGGCGTGCGGTTAAGAACACGTTCTATTTTTCCTTTGTAACGGTACTTGGGAAGAATATATTAGGATTTCTGCTTGCTTTGCTTGTACAACGACAAACTCGGTTCAATCATATCAATCGTGCCATAATATTTATGCCGATAACCATAAGCCCCCTTGTGCTCGCAATCATTTTTCTGTCGATTTATAATCCGACACATGGTTTGATCAACAGTACTCTTGAATGGTTGCATCTTGGTCATCTGCAACAGGATTGGCTCTTTGATGTTCGATTTTCTCTCACGTCCATCAGTGTCATGGAAATATGGCAACAAACTGGATTCAGTATGGCAATATTCATTGCAGGATTGCAGGCAATACCCAGGGATTATTATGAGGCAGCAGAGATTGATGGAGTCAATAAACTCCAGCAGATACGATATATAACGCTTCCACTAATTGTACAATCAATCAACGTTACCTTGATGTTGAGTATCATTGCAGGTATCAAGGTATTTGCCCAAGTGTATGGAACCACCAATGGAGGTCCTGCTGACCAGACGCAAGTATTAAGTACCTTCCTCTATAAGAGTTTTGGAAACGGGTATTTGGGGTACTCCTCAGCTGTAGGATTGTTCACGACCCTGCTCATTGCGTTTCTTACGTTTGGAATAGTTGCCTACTTGCGAAAGAAGGAGATCGAATTATGA
- a CDS encoding cation:proton antiporter, with amino-acid sequence MSEEMMLLVMQLGVILLASKFMGWFFSKKLKQSKVLGELIAGMIIGPFMLGAIPLGALGPLFPKVSGTIPVSVELYGFATIGSIFLLFSSGLETDLPTFIKFSGKASIVGLGGVIVSFFLGAGITVLLIPSIHSIMHPEALFLGTICTATSIGITARILNEKKKISTPEGVTILAAAVLDDVISIILLSIVVGIATVEQNGGTIAWQTIGAVGGKAIGFWALCMVVGIVIAPHITRSLKRLNSLELIAEITFGLALLLAGLSEMVGLAMIIGAYIMGLALSQTDVSFEISERINAVSDYFVSMFFAVMGMMVDFSMIKPILGFGLIFASIAFIGKLLGCGLPALFAGFNLRGAFRIGAGMLPRGEVTLIVAGIGLATGAIGEDMFGVAVVTMLLASVAAPPMVVFAFKGGASGYRNSLEHLEEEDIVTIELEFPTERAADFVRHSIIEGFRSEGFFIKRLEGTVKVWQIRKEATIFTIKNLETKLETNCKREDENFVRLMLSETLVDFQGFLDGIKSMESPDMMGANLLIEMFAQEDAKQGTQV; translated from the coding sequence ATGTCTGAAGAAATGATGTTGTTGGTAATGCAACTGGGAGTAATCCTGCTTGCATCAAAATTTATGGGCTGGTTCTTTTCAAAAAAACTGAAACAGTCAAAGGTACTGGGAGAATTGATTGCAGGCATGATCATTGGACCATTCATGCTAGGAGCCATTCCATTGGGTGCTCTCGGACCGTTGTTTCCCAAGGTCTCTGGAACTATTCCGGTATCGGTCGAACTGTATGGTTTTGCCACGATCGGCTCAATCTTTTTACTGTTCTCCTCAGGCCTCGAAACAGACCTCCCCACTTTCATTAAGTTCTCGGGAAAGGCGTCAATCGTTGGACTCGGCGGAGTAATCGTATCATTTTTCCTGGGGGCGGGAATTACCGTGCTACTCATTCCATCCATTCACTCGATCATGCATCCCGAAGCGTTGTTCTTAGGAACCATCTGTACGGCAACATCGATAGGAATTACTGCAAGGATCTTGAATGAGAAAAAGAAAATCTCTACTCCAGAAGGTGTAACCATACTTGCCGCCGCGGTGCTAGACGATGTCATCAGTATCATCCTGCTCTCCATCGTAGTCGGAATCGCAACAGTGGAGCAGAACGGGGGTACCATAGCCTGGCAGACAATCGGAGCCGTTGGAGGAAAAGCCATCGGATTCTGGGCTCTCTGTATGGTCGTAGGCATTGTCATTGCGCCCCATATCACCCGCTCGCTGAAACGGCTCAATTCCTTGGAACTGATAGCCGAGATAACGTTTGGCCTCGCCCTCTTGCTTGCAGGTTTGTCAGAGATGGTTGGCTTGGCCATGATCATCGGAGCTTACATTATGGGTCTGGCCCTTTCCCAGACTGATGTTTCCTTTGAGATTTCCGAGCGCATCAATGCGGTAAGCGACTACTTCGTATCCATGTTCTTTGCGGTCATGGGCATGATGGTAGACTTTTCCATGATCAAGCCGATTTTGGGGTTTGGGCTTATCTTTGCCAGCATTGCCTTTATCGGAAAACTACTCGGATGCGGACTTCCTGCCCTGTTTGCGGGATTCAATCTCCGTGGTGCTTTCAGGATTGGGGCAGGCATGCTTCCCCGTGGTGAGGTCACTTTAATTGTTGCAGGTATCGGACTGGCTACAGGGGCCATCGGTGAAGACATGTTTGGTGTGGCGGTTGTAACCATGCTCCTTGCCTCAGTGGCTGCTCCCCCCATGGTCGTCTTCGCCTTCAAGGGAGGTGCCTCTGGGTACCGCAATTCCCTTGAACATCTTGAGGAGGAAGACATCGTCACCATTGAACTTGAATTTCCCACAGAGCGTGCAGCCGATTTCGTCCGACACTCAATTATCGAAGGATTCAGATCCGAAGGGTTCTTCATCAAACGGTTGGAAGGTACCGTCAAGGTATGGCAAATTCGCAAAGAAGCTACCATATTTACCATCAAGAACCTTGAAACAAAACTTGAAACGAACTGCAAACGGGAGGACGAGAATTTCGTCAGGCTCATGCTTTCTGAGACCTTGGTTGACTTCCAAGGCTTCCTCGACGGCATCAAGTCGATGGAAAGTCCCGATATGATGGGAGCAAACCTATTGATCGAAATGTTCGCCCAGGAAGATGCAAAGCAGGGCACGCAGGTATAA
- a CDS encoding family 43 glycosylhydrolase: MDTHVFKPGKPWKDTEGNLIQAHGGSVLHHEGVYYWYGEDKSNYVPKGKNWHNGVRCYQSENLYDWTDMGTILAVSDDPDHPMHPSRIMDRPHIVYNKRTDTFVMWIKFAGTEEAPTDWMTQYMGIATSSSMDTPFTLIKTIRPLGMETGDFDLWVDERDGKGYFIADRVHTELIIADLTDDYLDVSGYYSSHCPRTEPPLAREAPCFFKRGDRYHMISSGTTGYNPNPTEAMVAQLPHGTYVLQGSFCIDDEKLTSFDCQFSSVFKHPTRYGLYIAIGDRWMAKTTLIDGQQEAETREATYIWLPIRFLDDRPFVEWRETWSLDEYPVDDGPLPWWKR, translated from the coding sequence ATGGACACACATGTATTTAAGCCAGGCAAACCTTGGAAAGACACAGAGGGGAATCTCATTCAAGCACACGGGGGCTCTGTGTTGCATCATGAAGGGGTGTATTATTGGTATGGGGAAGATAAATCCAATTATGTTCCAAAAGGAAAGAACTGGCATAACGGGGTGAGATGTTACCAATCAGAGAATCTCTATGATTGGACAGATATGGGGACCATCCTGGCAGTATCGGATGACCCTGATCATCCGATGCATCCTTCCCGGATCATGGATAGACCCCATATTGTATATAACAAGCGGACTGATACATTTGTGATGTGGATTAAGTTTGCCGGGACAGAAGAAGCTCCTACTGATTGGATGACCCAATACATGGGTATTGCTACCTCAAGCAGTATGGATACCCCATTTACCCTTATAAAAACAATACGCCCATTGGGTATGGAAACAGGAGATTTCGATCTCTGGGTTGATGAGCGGGACGGGAAGGGCTACTTCATAGCTGACAGGGTGCATACCGAACTTATCATTGCAGATTTAACCGACGATTACCTGGATGTGAGCGGATACTACTCAAGTCATTGTCCCCGGACTGAACCCCCTCTAGCTCGAGAGGCTCCCTGTTTCTTTAAAAGGGGAGATAGGTATCATATGATCAGTAGTGGAACTACTGGATATAACCCAAACCCAACAGAAGCCATGGTGGCACAGCTTCCCCATGGAACCTATGTACTGCAGGGATCTTTCTGCATCGATGATGAGAAGCTTACCAGTTTTGATTGTCAATTCAGTTCAGTATTCAAGCATCCTACTCGCTACGGTTTGTATATAGCCATCGGTGATCGTTGGATGGCAAAAACCACTCTCATCGATGGGCAGCAAGAGGCTGAGACCAGAGAAGCAACCTATATTTGGCTTCCCATCAGGTTCCTTGATGATCGACCGTTCGTGGAATGGAGAGAGACTTGGAGCCTCGATGAATATCCTGTGGATGATGGCCCACTTCCTTGGTGGAAACGATAG
- a CDS encoding carbohydrate ABC transporter permease — protein sequence MRKPLRLASYTMTMLASSVFFIPLYMVVINSFKTRREAGFFSISLPSNWQFENYLEVFRSANILRAFNNGLIISVGSGLIIILLASLAAYVLGRSREQWAPALYYLFLSGLVIPVAFIPTYLVLEYMSLLNSYAGLILVAATYGLPMSIFLYTGFVKTIPRELDEAAVLEGCPPLTFFLQILFPLMKPVTMTLVVFNFVGSWNDIQIPLYFSSSDKWALPLTVYNFYGAHASSWNLIFADIVITILPLLLLYLFAQKYITAGMTAGAVKS from the coding sequence ATGAGAAAGCCCTTACGCTTGGCTTCTTACACCATGACCATGCTCGCAAGTTCAGTGTTTTTCATTCCTCTCTACATGGTTGTAATCAATTCATTTAAAACGAGAAGAGAGGCAGGATTCTTCTCAATTTCACTTCCTTCCAATTGGCAGTTTGAAAATTATCTGGAGGTCTTCAGGAGTGCAAATATCCTTCGGGCATTCAATAATGGATTGATCATCTCAGTTGGCTCTGGACTGATAATAATTCTTTTGGCCTCTCTCGCCGCATATGTACTTGGAAGATCGAGAGAGCAGTGGGCTCCCGCTCTCTATTATCTCTTTCTCAGTGGGTTGGTCATTCCGGTCGCATTCATCCCTACCTATCTTGTTCTCGAGTATATGTCGTTACTCAACTCCTATGCTGGACTCATACTGGTAGCAGCTACCTATGGACTCCCTATGTCCATATTCCTGTATACAGGGTTTGTAAAAACCATTCCAAGGGAGTTGGATGAAGCCGCTGTATTGGAAGGATGTCCTCCCTTGACGTTTTTCTTGCAGATACTCTTTCCTTTGATGAAGCCTGTTACCATGACACTCGTCGTGTTCAATTTTGTAGGAAGCTGGAATGATATCCAGATACCACTGTATTTCTCCAGTAGTGACAAATGGGCACTTCCCTTAACTGTATATAATTTTTATGGAGCTCATGCCTCATCGTGGAATCTTATTTTTGCTGATATTGTGATAACCATTCTTCCCTTATTGTTGCTCTATCTATTCGCCCAAAAATATATTACTGCTGGGATGACTGCGGGTGCAGTTAAAAGTTGA
- a CDS encoding histidine kinase: MFNSIRSRLISLILLYLLLVIILVTLLISATYMRDRRAQSELYVQQRINNAIELLDTVIYRMDTLATQLLASNTLQEMFFSANRQSYADRNYFEHNLEQKKIAQDILWAFNSPNTQAQNVSIFSDSTYLGLRYTPTVSRTKEVSSWDMYRVDEDQNFTLLPPHQDYWGGMQEQEVFSLVRPFIGTNFGFIKLGTIEVMESASYLEEIFAITESETGLSFLVIDGEGNTIHATSERSHEDIVRLQEVQRIDAKQDIVPIELSDGSYMLASGNLSSVGWDVFLIQPESLYNAPLRTLIFQLLALFLALTTCIFIIMIIIVNRVTRPLEQLIEDIDSFSLYEEPTIHECSLQEVSEIQQTFLRLVSRLRESSDKLLIANETELNLRIMTLQAKINPHFLFNSLTAISAVASEEGAEKVPVMCRQLSELFRYTSSGNEGETTLVNEIDNVRTYMEFMTWRFEDFFSYSIDIQGDTSQIYVPKLILQPLVENAFTHGFKNAYPPYRIQIACNVTSDGWNIRLEDNGAGFSPTVLSELNLLFHNIDQIIGNKLDYKELKAHDMALVNIYIRLRLQYKERFSLDITEACPGKGSVVMLCVAGNEAGCL; the protein is encoded by the coding sequence ATGTTCAACAGCATAAGATCACGCTTGATTTCTCTCATACTGCTGTACCTGCTCCTGGTAATCATTCTTGTTACGCTACTTATCTCGGCAACGTATATGAGAGACAGAAGAGCACAGTCAGAATTATATGTGCAACAGCGAATCAACAATGCAATAGAGTTGCTGGATACTGTTATCTACCGTATGGATACGCTTGCTACCCAGTTACTGGCGAGTAATACCCTGCAAGAGATGTTCTTTAGTGCAAATAGGCAGTCTTACGCAGATCGCAATTACTTTGAACATAATCTTGAACAGAAGAAAATCGCCCAGGATATTCTTTGGGCTTTCAACTCACCCAATACGCAAGCTCAGAATGTGAGTATCTTCAGTGATTCCACCTACTTGGGGTTGAGGTATACACCCACTGTTTCACGTACCAAGGAGGTATCTTCGTGGGATATGTACAGGGTAGATGAGGATCAGAATTTTACTCTTTTACCACCCCATCAGGATTATTGGGGTGGCATGCAGGAGCAGGAAGTTTTTTCCTTGGTTCGTCCTTTCATTGGAACCAATTTTGGATTCATCAAGTTAGGGACGATTGAAGTGATGGAATCTGCTTCCTATTTGGAAGAAATCTTTGCAATTACAGAATCTGAAACAGGTCTCTCCTTCTTGGTAATCGATGGAGAGGGCAATACGATTCATGCAACGAGTGAACGAAGTCATGAAGATATCGTACGATTACAAGAAGTGCAGCGTATAGATGCTAAACAGGATATAGTTCCTATTGAATTGAGTGATGGTTCGTATATGCTGGCTAGTGGGAATTTGTCGTCTGTTGGATGGGATGTGTTTCTCATCCAGCCTGAGTCGCTTTATAACGCTCCACTGCGTACCTTGATCTTCCAATTACTTGCTCTGTTCCTGGCACTCACTACTTGTATATTTATCATCATGATCATCATCGTCAACAGGGTAACCCGGCCACTGGAACAGCTGATAGAAGATATTGACAGTTTCTCTCTCTATGAAGAACCAACTATCCACGAATGCAGTTTGCAGGAAGTGAGTGAGATACAGCAAACCTTTCTTCGTCTTGTTTCAAGGCTTAGGGAATCATCGGATAAACTTCTCATTGCAAATGAGACAGAACTGAATCTTCGGATTATGACACTCCAGGCAAAAATTAACCCCCATTTCTTGTTCAACTCCTTAACGGCAATAAGTGCAGTTGCTTCAGAAGAAGGAGCAGAGAAGGTCCCTGTCATGTGCAGGCAACTGAGTGAACTGTTTCGTTATACCAGTAGTGGGAATGAAGGGGAGACCACTCTTGTAAATGAAATTGACAATGTACGGACATATATGGAGTTTATGACGTGGCGATTTGAAGATTTTTTCTCGTACTCAATAGATATACAAGGAGATACAAGCCAAATATATGTACCAAAACTCATACTGCAACCATTGGTGGAAAATGCTTTCACTCATGGTTTCAAGAATGCGTATCCCCCTTATCGCATCCAGATTGCGTGCAATGTAACCTCTGATGGATGGAATATCAGGCTTGAGGATAACGGGGCAGGGTTCTCGCCAACTGTGCTGAGTGAATTGAATTTGCTCTTTCACAACATCGATCAGATCATTGGGAATAAATTGGACTACAAGGAGTTGAAAGCGCACGATATGGCTCTGGTAAATATTTATATACGCTTACGGTTGCAATATAAGGAACGATTTTCTTTGGATATTACAGAGGCATGTCCTGGCAAAGGGAGTGTAGTAATGCTGTGCGTGGCAGGAAATGAGGCAGGTTGTCTATGA